The Acipenser ruthenus chromosome 25, fAciRut3.2 maternal haplotype, whole genome shotgun sequence genome has a window encoding:
- the LOC117964081 gene encoding protein disulfide isomerase Creld1-like: MSLSVVPALLWLAALCSLLPPAVTAKRERCETCRLLTDSFNKGIQRTSKKNFGGGNTAWEEEKLAKYERSETRLVEIVEGVCESSDFDCNQLLEQIEEHMETWWFKRQQEAPDLFQWLCIETIQVCCPPDTFGADCAACPGQPGSVCGGLGRCDGEGTRSGSGQCVCDPGYQGSLCQDCADGYFREARGNQSQLQGQQAVCTACFHSCKRCTGPEDYKCEECKAGWILHDKKCVDVDECGSELERCPSNTFCFNTDGSYECRGCDKACVGCMGGGPSRCKKCSKGYKMIGAKCLDIDECSLGGLSPCPGLNEECLNEEGGFRCICTDGFVRKEKICVENRPPSTPEKGLFEEITDDEVLVLQQMFFGVVICALATLAAKGDMVFTAIFIGGLAAMAGYWLSEKGDRLLEGFLKGR, from the exons ATGTCACTTTCTGTGGTGCCTGCGCTGCTCTGGCTGGCTGCGCTGTGCTCTCTGCTGCCCCCTGCAGTCACAGCTAAGCGCGAGCGCTGCGAGACCTGCCGGCTCCTCACTGACAGCTTCAACAAG GGTATCCAGAGGACATCCAAGAAGAATTTTGGGGGCGGGAACACAGCCTGGGAGGAGGAGAAACTGGCCAAATATGAGAGGAG TGAGACTCGGTTAGTGGAGATCGTGGAGGGCGTGTGTGAGAGCTCTGACTTTGACTGTAACCAGCTGCTGGAGCAGATAGAGGAGCACATGGAGACCTGGTGGTTTAAGAG GCAGCAGGAGGCGCCAGACCTCTTCCAGTGGCTCTGCATCGAAACCATCCAGGTGTGCTGCCCCCCAGATACCTTCGGAGCAGACTGTGCAG CCTGTCCCGGTCAGCCTGGTTCTGTGTGTGGGGGTCTGGGTCGCTGTGACGGGGAGGGCACTCGCTCGGGCTCCGGGCAGTGTGTCTGTGACCCCGGTTACCAGGGCAGTCTGTGCCAGGACTGCGCAGACGGGTACTTCAGAGAGGCCAGGGGCAACCAGAGCCAGCTCCAGGGACAACAGGCAGTGTGCACAG CGTGCTTCCACTCGTGTAAGAGGTGCACCGGTCCCGAGGACTACAAGTGTGAGGAGTGCAAGGCAGGCTGGATCCTGCACGACAAGAAGTGTGTGG acgTTGACGAGTGTGGCTCGGAGCTCGAGCGCTGCCCTAGCAACACGTTCTGCTTCAACACGGACGGTTCCTATGAATGCAGAGGCTGTGACAAGGCGTGTGTCGGCTGCATGGGGGGAGGCCCCAGCCGCTGTAAGAAATGCTCCAAGGGGTACAAGATGATTGGGGCCAAGTGTCTAG atatCGATGAGTGCAGTCTGGGGGGTCTCAGCCCCTGCCCAGGTCTCAATGAGGAGTGTCTGAACGAGGAGGGGGGGTTCCGCTGCATCTGCACAGATGGCTTCGTGCGCAAAGAGAAGATCTGTGTGGAGAACAGGCCGCCCT CGACCCCCGAGAAGGGTCTGTTTGAGGAGATCACGGATGACGAGGTGCTGGTGCTGCAGCAGATGTTCTTCGGGGTTGTGATCTGTGCTCTGGCCACGCTGGCGGCCAAGGGGGACATGGTATTCACCGCCATCTTCATCGGGGGCCTGGCAGCCATGGCGGGGTACTGGCTGAGCGAGAAGGGGGACAGGCTGCTCGAGGGGTTCTTGAAGGGGCGCTAG